One window of Streptomyces sp. FIT100 genomic DNA carries:
- a CDS encoding DUF6458 family protein — protein MGLGGCILLIGAGAILTFATDWEVESVNLDVVGLIMMAVGVIGVATFTSIARRRRAVVPPVAPTITEEGRSTGYPR, from the coding sequence ATGGGCTTGGGAGGCTGCATCCTGCTGATCGGTGCGGGAGCGATCCTCACCTTCGCGACCGACTGGGAGGTGGAGAGCGTCAACCTCGACGTGGTCGGGCTGATCATGATGGCGGTGGGCGTCATCGGCGTCGCCACGTTCACCAGCATCGCGCGACGGCGGCGGGCGGTGGTGCCACCGGTCGCACCGACGATCACCGAAGAGGGCCGCTCGACCGGCTACCCCCGCTGA
- a CDS encoding M18 family aminopeptidase — MSSEPARLGTAPFDRGHTDDLMSFLAASPSPYHAVANAAARLEKAGFRQVEEADAWDAVTSAASAAGSGGKYVLRGGAIIAWYVPEGAEPHTPFRIVGAHTDSPNLRVKPQPDMGAHGWRQIAVEIYGGPLLNSWLDRDLGLAGRLSLRDGTSRLVSIDRPLLRVPQLAIHMDRSIHEKGLQLDKQRHMQPIWGLGDSVDEGDLIAFLEQETGLAAGEVTGWDLMTHSVEPPAHLGRDRELVAGPRMDNLLSVHAGTAALAAVSARGDLSYIPVLAAFDHEENGSQADTGADGPLLGSVLERSVFARGGTYEDRARAFAATVCLSSDTGHAVHPNYAERHDPTHHPRANGGPILKVNVNQRYATDGSGRAVFAAACERAGVPWQTFVSNNAMPCGTTIGPITAARHGIRTVDIGVAILSMHSVRELCGADDPYLLANALVAFLED, encoded by the coding sequence ATGAGCAGCGAACCCGCCCGCCTCGGAACCGCCCCCTTCGACCGCGGCCACACCGACGACCTCATGTCCTTCCTGGCGGCCTCCCCGTCGCCGTACCACGCCGTGGCCAACGCCGCCGCGCGCCTGGAGAAGGCCGGCTTCCGGCAGGTCGAGGAAGCCGACGCCTGGGACGCTGTGACATCAGCGGCTTCCGCCGCGGGCAGCGGCGGGAAGTACGTGCTGCGGGGCGGCGCGATCATCGCCTGGTACGTCCCCGAGGGCGCCGAGCCGCACACCCCGTTCCGGATCGTCGGCGCCCACACCGACTCACCCAATCTGCGGGTCAAGCCGCAGCCCGACATGGGCGCGCACGGCTGGCGGCAGATCGCCGTCGAGATCTACGGCGGACCGCTGCTCAACTCCTGGCTCGACCGCGACCTCGGCCTGGCCGGCCGGCTCTCGCTGCGCGACGGCACGAGCCGCCTCGTCAGCATCGACCGGCCGCTGCTGCGTGTGCCGCAGCTCGCCATCCACATGGACCGCTCGATCCACGAGAAGGGCCTCCAGCTCGACAAGCAGCGGCACATGCAGCCCATCTGGGGCCTGGGCGACTCCGTCGACGAGGGCGACCTGATCGCCTTCCTGGAGCAGGAGACCGGGCTCGCGGCGGGCGAGGTCACCGGCTGGGACCTGATGACCCACTCCGTCGAGCCGCCCGCCCACCTCGGCCGCGACCGCGAGCTGGTGGCCGGCCCGCGGATGGACAACCTGCTCTCCGTGCACGCCGGCACGGCCGCGCTCGCCGCCGTGTCCGCCCGCGGTGACCTCTCGTACATCCCGGTGCTCGCCGCCTTCGACCACGAGGAGAACGGCTCCCAGGCGGACACCGGCGCGGACGGCCCGCTGCTCGGCTCCGTGCTGGAGCGCTCGGTCTTCGCCCGCGGCGGCACCTACGAGGACCGGGCGCGCGCCTTCGCCGCCACGGTCTGCCTCTCCTCCGACACCGGCCACGCCGTCCACCCCAACTACGCGGAGCGCCACGACCCGACGCACCACCCGCGCGCCAACGGCGGCCCGATCCTCAAGGTCAACGTCAACCAGCGGTACGCGACCGACGGCAGCGGCCGCGCCGTCTTCGCGGCGGCGTGCGAGCGCGCCGGGGTGCCGTGGCAGACGTTCGTCTCCAACAACGCGATGCCGTGCGGCACGACGATCGGCCCCATCACCGCCGCCCGGCACGGCATCCGCACCGTCGACATCGGTGTGGCGATCCTGTCGATGCACAGCGTGCGCGAGCTGTGCGGGGCGGACGACCCGTACCTGCTGGCGAACGCGCTGGTGGCGTTCCTGGAGGACTGA